From Neobacillus sp. PS2-9, the proteins below share one genomic window:
- a CDS encoding MMPL family transporter: MRQIIKGRWAIFTIWLVATIVLTVIQPDINAILRQKGQQGTSNDSPSVMADRILKKMDTTKGTNNLIVFYDKNKISDDEMEKIGDAVENIRDSRSELGIANIMDPFSIPEAKSSLVSKDGTTLIVSYKLDKRGREIDDIKKQIESKLDHVPVDYYLSGEDFINNDYLKASQAGVEKSAALTVIFILVVLIIAFRSVVTPMISLVAVAFSYLVSMGIAAQLIDKAGFPITSLTQMLLILILFGIGTDYNILLFNRFKEELSHGHSIDESIVNTYKTAGKTIAYSILTVFIAFLALIFAESPIYRSGVVVVIGVTILLLQILTLTPFVMKVLGKKLFWPSKNVMGHKENKFWGKTSSYAVKHPIISTVIILLILGPMVYFHQEKLNFDTVGELGDKYPSSKAINLVSKHFGKGQAMPATVVIETGKALDNNDSLAVIDNITERLKSIKGVKQVSSITQPQGKPIDDFYVDSQMGAVTDGLSQTQGGVDQIHDGLKEAQEGFGSADFSKVSQMVDGTAKLQDGMAALTDGLKQIQTGIDDGSSNSKTINNGIVTIETNIFKMSSGVALLAENYGKMQTGYVEMGTHYQDAAQALLGVKSALSQMQSMVTALGSSYEDSQSDENYLALKQTIEQLNSSLSQITPEGIQALNANYNAVTTGFGTANKNLGAMSSGLAQMADGLKKLESGLGQASSGIGTIVTNMNSVTNGLGQMKSGQQQLADGLNGFSIFGEKLSDVNNGLQQISDGLGQTNGYLTQLNTNKTFFIPKEALTNKDFKRSFDTFMSEDRKITKFMVVLNDDPYSESALKTVDKINQTVTDGLKGTALSDAKSGTSGPSATTNDMNNVLTRDLNKTTTIVIIGVLLVLFFVIRSFWTPVFITASLVGAYYAAMFLINYIFIDLKGLEGISSFVPFFSFIIIVALGVDYSIFLMMRFKEYPHMPAKEAIVLASKQIGGVIIAAVIILGGTFATLMPSGIILLSELAIAVIAGLVILCFILLPIFVPALMALPEALVNVFSRKKDTDVSYEKKIV; encoded by the coding sequence GTGAGACAGATTATTAAAGGCCGCTGGGCCATATTTACCATATGGTTGGTTGCGACAATCGTGCTTACAGTCATACAACCAGACATCAATGCCATATTACGGCAAAAAGGGCAGCAGGGAACGAGTAATGATAGCCCTTCCGTAATGGCAGATCGTATCTTAAAAAAAATGGATACAACGAAAGGAACAAACAACCTCATCGTTTTTTACGATAAAAATAAAATTTCAGATGATGAAATGGAGAAAATCGGTGATGCTGTAGAAAACATACGCGATAGCAGGTCAGAGCTTGGTATTGCTAACATCATGGATCCTTTCAGCATCCCCGAAGCCAAAAGCTCTTTAGTATCTAAAGATGGTACAACACTTATAGTGAGCTATAAGCTTGATAAAAGAGGGCGAGAAATAGATGATATCAAAAAACAAATTGAAAGCAAATTGGATCATGTACCTGTTGACTACTATCTTAGTGGGGAAGACTTTATCAATAATGATTATCTGAAGGCATCCCAGGCAGGTGTCGAAAAGAGTGCGGCATTAACCGTTATTTTTATTTTAGTAGTCCTTATCATTGCATTTAGGTCAGTCGTTACACCTATGATTTCCTTAGTGGCTGTAGCTTTTTCCTACCTTGTTTCCATGGGAATTGCAGCCCAATTAATTGATAAGGCAGGATTTCCAATAACTAGTCTTACCCAAATGCTCCTGATCCTTATCCTATTTGGGATTGGTACAGATTATAACATCCTTCTGTTTAATCGATTTAAGGAAGAATTATCCCATGGACATTCTATTGATGAATCAATCGTAAACACTTATAAAACGGCAGGTAAAACAATTGCATACAGCATACTCACTGTATTTATTGCTTTCCTTGCTCTCATTTTTGCCGAATCTCCAATTTATCGATCAGGTGTTGTGGTTGTAATCGGAGTAACCATATTGTTACTGCAAATATTGACTTTAACGCCATTTGTCATGAAGGTATTAGGTAAAAAACTTTTCTGGCCATCTAAGAATGTAATGGGCCATAAGGAAAATAAGTTTTGGGGTAAAACATCCTCCTATGCTGTTAAGCACCCTATTATATCGACTGTCATCATTCTTTTGATACTCGGACCAATGGTGTATTTTCATCAGGAAAAGCTTAACTTTGATACGGTCGGAGAACTTGGAGATAAATACCCTTCTTCTAAAGCGATAAATTTGGTATCGAAGCACTTTGGAAAAGGCCAGGCTATGCCTGCGACTGTTGTCATCGAAACTGGTAAAGCACTTGATAATAATGACTCTCTTGCAGTCATTGATAATATAACTGAAAGATTGAAAAGTATTAAGGGTGTGAAGCAGGTTTCTTCCATCACACAACCTCAAGGTAAGCCAATTGATGATTTTTACGTCGACAGTCAAATGGGGGCTGTTACGGATGGCTTGTCACAAACGCAAGGTGGTGTGGATCAAATTCATGATGGATTGAAAGAAGCACAAGAAGGGTTCGGTTCAGCGGACTTTTCCAAAGTCAGTCAAATGGTTGACGGTACGGCAAAGCTTCAAGATGGTATGGCTGCCTTAACTGATGGATTGAAGCAAATCCAAACGGGTATAGACGATGGATCAAGTAATTCAAAGACGATCAATAACGGTATAGTTACCATTGAAACAAATATCTTTAAGATGAGCAGCGGTGTTGCCTTGTTAGCTGAAAATTATGGGAAGATGCAGACTGGATATGTAGAGATGGGTACCCACTATCAAGATGCAGCCCAGGCTCTACTTGGGGTGAAAAGTGCCTTATCACAAATGCAGTCCATGGTTACGGCTTTAGGGAGCAGTTATGAAGATTCTCAAAGTGATGAAAATTATTTAGCTTTGAAGCAAACAATCGAACAGTTAAACTCTTCATTAAGTCAAATCACACCTGAAGGAATCCAAGCCTTAAATGCTAATTATAATGCAGTAACTACCGGTTTTGGGACAGCAAATAAAAATCTTGGCGCCATGAGTAGCGGATTAGCACAAATGGCAGATGGGTTGAAAAAGCTTGAATCTGGACTTGGTCAGGCATCCTCAGGAATTGGCACCATCGTAACCAATATGAACAGTGTCACGAATGGATTGGGCCAGATGAAGTCAGGTCAGCAGCAGCTGGCAGACGGCCTCAACGGTTTCAGTATCTTTGGCGAAAAGCTGTCAGATGTCAACAACGGTTTACAGCAAATCTCTGATGGACTGGGACAAACGAATGGTTACTTAACGCAGCTGAATACGAATAAAACTTTCTTTATTCCAAAGGAAGCGTTGACTAATAAGGACTTTAAAAGATCGTTTGACACATTCATGTCTGAAGATAGAAAAATCACCAAATTCATGGTAGTTCTGAATGATGATCCATATTCAGAGAGTGCATTAAAAACCGTAGACAAAATCAATCAAACGGTTACAGATGGACTTAAAGGCACCGCTCTATCTGATGCAAAGAGTGGAACATCCGGACCCAGTGCGACAACAAACGATATGAATAATGTATTGACCAGAGATCTAAATAAAACAACGACAATCGTCATTATCGGAGTATTGCTTGTACTGTTTTTTGTTATACGATCTTTCTGGACACCGGTTTTCATCACCGCATCCCTTGTTGGGGCATACTATGCGGCGATGTTCCTTATAAATTATATTTTCATAGATTTGAAGGGGCTTGAAGGTATTTCTTCCTTCGTACCATTCTTCTCCTTTATCATCATTGTCGCTTTGGGAGTAGACTATAGTATATTTTTAATGATGCGGTTTAAGGAATATCCACATATGCCGGCTAAAGAGGCAATCGTATTGGCTTCAAAGCAAATAGGCGGTGTGATTATAGCAGCAGTAATTATTCTTGGCGGCACCTTTGCCACACTGATGCCTTCGGGTATCATCCTTTTATCAGAACTGGCCATAGCTGTTATTGCCGGTCTGGTCATCCTTTGCTTTATTCTGCTTCCAATCTTTGTTCCAGCCTTGATGGCTCTTCCGGAAGCTCTAGTAAATGTATTTTCTAGAAAGAAGGATACGGACGTAAGTTATGAGAAAAAAATAGTGTAA
- a CDS encoding MarR family transcriptional regulator: protein MVEKAIFIRESIDLLQSYIMKSLQKHSEERGVTIPQARVIGEVFAHKKISIKHLSQNLKMTQSTVSDIVERLTSKGLLVKTPNPNDKRSVEISLSNELSKGINEDISEIANKSLLDVLNLLNPTEQEIVEKGMKLLVSAVKEKMAAEGMDNREFFDVLYFPEKTK from the coding sequence ATGGTGGAAAAGGCCATTTTTATTCGGGAATCTATAGATCTATTACAAAGTTATATTATGAAAAGTCTTCAGAAACATTCCGAAGAGCGGGGTGTCACGATTCCTCAAGCAAGAGTAATAGGAGAAGTGTTTGCTCATAAAAAAATCAGTATTAAACATCTTTCTCAAAATCTAAAAATGACCCAAAGTACGGTTTCAGATATCGTTGAACGACTTACTTCAAAAGGGCTTCTAGTGAAAACGCCAAATCCTAATGATAAACGTTCTGTGGAGATTTCACTTTCCAACGAATTATCAAAAGGAATCAATGAGGACATATCGGAGATCGCAAATAAGTCACTACTAGATGTATTAAATCTATTAAATCCAACTGAACAAGAAATTGTCGAGAAGGGCATGAAATTATTGGTTTCGGCTGTGAAGGAAAAAATGGCGGCAGAAGGAATGGATAATCGTGAATTCTTTGATGTTTTATACTTTCCTGAAAAAACAAAATAA
- a CDS encoding DUF4179 domain-containing protein has translation MIPARIESIVDWFDQHLQSFYVLGWSYLRSQKLMEELFYRTIIKVHKEMRQNKNETSFEMSVTSIFIHTCRELSDNSSLLTSEESEPRQDLFKALDQLKEYEKDAMVLTYIKGISKEDAAHLLQVSEEKMKEHLFSGIRSLRKVMGYGTSFNGCKEYHMSYLDYLERTMDRSKKIDLEKHIYHCQNCQEDLAAFQDVMLTMLNLTERMEAYHVPSGFMENVKDRLAEVEKHRQQKNKKRKRMGLVFASVFALLMGIEYFTGAFASHYYSWKEKDPELHAYLQQGLGERLNLKAERNGVKIKIMGAIADDVQTIVFYEIEDTDEDHQYVMNNQDGVLVENEYEIMSHEANLREYPPNLESNVKNEKKNVYHGKISLLPLSKENGTIKLKITKLLKLNPNSSEQNGYSASGDMEYETGEWNFEIPVTKQPSVEYALDEKIEVNEIPVRLEKLTIAPTATLLQYSIPNDQSEKWIDALNFDYLEVNNKKAKADLYGGSYLDTSQDMNWSTFQTNFDPLFREKPKKVNVKFGAIYITVEDKKTIELDATKEYPQTFEYAGSTISIDMVEVEQQTKVVISNHEIENRAFESLQISVVGEDENEPISMEMNSEAVLVDKNGVEYNEDMAVPYDDIEQPHYFVTVQNIKVESNTGEKLIPKRLEIYGYNITKYLDDVVKISLE, from the coding sequence ATGATCCCAGCAAGAATAGAATCCATTGTAGATTGGTTCGATCAACATTTACAATCGTTCTATGTACTTGGTTGGTCCTATCTTAGAAGTCAAAAGCTAATGGAAGAGCTTTTTTACCGGACCATTATAAAAGTCCATAAGGAGATGCGTCAAAATAAAAATGAAACATCTTTCGAAATGTCGGTTACATCCATTTTCATACATACCTGCCGGGAGCTTTCTGATAATAGTAGTTTACTAACTTCAGAGGAAAGTGAACCACGTCAGGATTTATTTAAAGCACTTGATCAATTGAAAGAGTACGAGAAAGATGCGATGGTACTTACATATATAAAAGGAATCTCCAAAGAGGACGCGGCACATCTTCTCCAAGTATCAGAAGAAAAGATGAAAGAGCATTTGTTTTCCGGAATCCGGTCACTTAGAAAAGTAATGGGGTACGGGACATCCTTTAATGGCTGTAAAGAATATCATATGAGTTACTTGGATTACCTAGAAAGAACTATGGATCGATCGAAAAAGATTGATTTAGAGAAACATATTTATCATTGTCAAAATTGCCAGGAGGATTTGGCTGCCTTTCAGGATGTCATGTTAACCATGTTAAATCTTACAGAACGGATGGAGGCTTACCATGTGCCATCGGGTTTCATGGAGAACGTCAAAGATAGGCTGGCAGAAGTGGAGAAGCACAGACAACAGAAGAATAAGAAACGTAAAAGAATGGGACTTGTTTTTGCAAGTGTTTTTGCATTGTTAATGGGGATAGAATATTTTACAGGGGCGTTTGCCAGCCATTATTATTCATGGAAAGAAAAAGATCCGGAATTGCACGCGTATCTTCAACAGGGCCTGGGTGAAAGGCTGAACTTGAAAGCGGAACGCAATGGCGTGAAAATTAAGATTATGGGTGCGATTGCTGATGATGTTCAAACGATTGTTTTTTATGAAATAGAAGATACGGATGAAGACCATCAATATGTAATGAATAATCAAGATGGGGTTCTGGTGGAGAATGAATATGAAATCATGAGCCATGAAGCAAATCTAAGGGAATATCCTCCTAATCTTGAATCCAATGTAAAAAACGAAAAAAAGAACGTGTATCACGGGAAGATTAGTCTGCTTCCACTCTCAAAGGAAAACGGGACAATCAAACTGAAAATCACAAAGCTTCTGAAATTGAATCCAAATTCCTCTGAACAGAATGGTTATAGTGCTTCCGGGGATATGGAATATGAAACAGGGGAGTGGAACTTCGAGATCCCTGTAACAAAACAACCTTCCGTAGAATATGCATTGGATGAAAAAATAGAAGTCAATGAAATTCCAGTTCGATTAGAAAAACTGACCATTGCTCCAACAGCGACACTTCTGCAATATAGTATTCCTAATGACCAGTCAGAAAAATGGATAGATGCTCTCAATTTTGACTATCTAGAAGTGAACAATAAGAAAGCGAAAGCTGATTTGTATGGAGGCTCTTATTTAGATACATCACAAGACATGAACTGGAGTACTTTTCAAACAAACTTTGACCCTCTTTTTAGAGAAAAGCCAAAAAAGGTTAACGTTAAATTCGGCGCTATTTATATAACTGTTGAAGATAAAAAAACCATTGAGCTGGATGCCACTAAGGAATATCCTCAAACTTTTGAATATGCAGGAAGTACAATTTCCATCGACATGGTGGAAGTGGAACAGCAAACTAAAGTTGTCATAAGTAATCATGAAATAGAGAATCGAGCATTTGAGTCGCTTCAAATTAGTGTTGTGGGTGAGGATGAAAATGAACCGATTTCAATGGAGATGAATTCTGAAGCAGTGCTCGTTGACAAAAATGGAGTAGAATACAATGAAGATATGGCTGTCCCGTATGATGACATCGAGCAGCCCCATTATTTCGTTACAGTTCAAAACATTAAGGTAGAGAGTAACACTGGAGAAAAATTGATTCCCAAAAGGCTTGAGATTTACGGATATAATATAACAAAATATTTGGATGATGTTGTGAAGATTTCATTGGAATAA
- a CDS encoding tRNA-dihydrouridine synthase, with protein MKDNFWRDLPRPFFILAPMEEVTDVVFRHVVSEAARPDVFFTEFTNSESYCHPDGIKSVRGRLTFTEDEQPIVAHIWGDKPENFRQMSIGMAELGFKGLDINMGCPVPNVVQNGKGSGLICRPEVAAELIQAAKAGGLPVSVKTRLGFSDVDEWKVWLKHILEQDIVNLSIHLRTRDEMSKVDAHWELIPEIKKLRDEVAPDTLLTINGDIPDRQTGLKLAHQYGIDGVMIGRGIFHNPFAFEKEPKAHSSQELLDLLRLHMDLHDKYSHLELRRFTALHRFFKIYVKGFPGAGELRNQLMNTKSTDEVRALLDNFGAF; from the coding sequence ATGAAAGATAATTTTTGGCGTGATTTACCACGACCTTTTTTTATACTGGCACCCATGGAAGAAGTGACGGATGTTGTTTTTCGTCATGTAGTGAGTGAGGCAGCCAGACCTGATGTGTTTTTTACAGAGTTTACAAACAGTGAGAGTTATTGTCACCCAGATGGGATCAAAAGTGTGCGCGGGCGTTTGACTTTTACAGAGGATGAACAGCCAATTGTCGCTCATATATGGGGGGACAAGCCTGAAAACTTTCGGCAAATGAGTATTGGTATGGCGGAACTGGGCTTTAAGGGTTTGGATATCAATATGGGTTGTCCCGTACCCAATGTGGTACAGAACGGGAAGGGGAGTGGCCTGATCTGCCGCCCGGAAGTTGCAGCAGAATTAATACAAGCAGCAAAAGCGGGAGGATTGCCCGTAAGTGTAAAAACAAGGCTTGGTTTCTCAGATGTAGACGAATGGAAGGTCTGGCTAAAACACATACTGGAACAAGACATTGTCAATCTTTCCATTCATCTGCGTACACGGGATGAAATGAGCAAAGTAGATGCTCATTGGGAGCTGATTCCGGAGATTAAGAAACTTCGTGACGAGGTAGCACCAGATACCCTTTTGACGATCAATGGGGATATTCCTGACCGTCAAACTGGCTTGAAGCTCGCCCATCAATATGGTATCGATGGGGTTATGATTGGCCGTGGTATTTTCCATAATCCATTTGCCTTTGAAAAGGAGCCGAAAGCTCATAGCAGCCAAGAATTGCTTGATCTCTTAAGACTGCATATGGATCTTCATGATAAGTATTCGCATTTAGAGCTACGACGGTTCACAGCTCTTCATCGCTTTTTTAAGATCTATGTTAAAGGATTCCCTGGGGCTGGTGAATTAAGAAATCAATTGATGAACACGAAATCAACAGATGAAGTGCGTGCATTGCTTGATAACTTTGGTGCGTTCTAG
- a CDS encoding DUF4179 domain-containing protein, whose protein sequence is MDKKEFQTAIEQIPVPKEKVFSAISKGINMEGNRGKAKNKKVLVGVATAAALLGITVTSGFVNPTMNRVLAKTPLLGGIFQEFNDATGLELANQDAVTELNQTLTKSGVTVKLTSAYFDGSVVSITGFVDEDVEKGHNEKGEVSFDVNFEHNKGDHDPWLNGKSNDIKKVENGYNFQWKMNYPYTSFKENSTLPITIHNINGIKGEWNFDIPIKQEKNSTLAINQEQGYPEDEVKIRIKEILTAKASSSLIYETVEKYKGDELYIEKAVDNRGKVYRFENPTYLEESKQEDGYHSTMRREMTKLNSDITSLTFYPRLSVADPKVQQLLDKKTFTLKSTRFNLGLQVNAVTQKGGELVIDYQLTGLPKNLSKGKLETINHNLEYLFWLVDKDYLSKIDPDNAWPPKNHGIPFNKVKMIDKATAHFQSTFDLNGEERIENFKLEKTMLLFDFSSFVPSKDLKPFTVELPVENK, encoded by the coding sequence ATGGATAAAAAGGAATTCCAAACAGCCATAGAGCAAATACCTGTGCCCAAAGAAAAAGTATTTAGTGCCATTTCCAAAGGGATCAACATGGAAGGCAATAGGGGAAAGGCAAAGAATAAGAAGGTTCTTGTAGGTGTGGCGACGGCTGCTGCTCTTCTTGGAATCACTGTTACCTCAGGGTTTGTTAATCCTACAATGAATAGAGTATTAGCTAAAACTCCTTTACTAGGCGGGATATTTCAAGAATTTAATGATGCAACAGGTTTAGAATTAGCTAACCAGGATGCAGTTACAGAATTAAACCAAACACTTACCAAAAGTGGGGTAACGGTAAAGCTGACCAGCGCTTACTTTGATGGCAGTGTGGTATCCATTACAGGATTTGTAGATGAAGATGTTGAAAAGGGGCATAACGAAAAAGGTGAAGTAAGCTTTGATGTAAACTTCGAACACAATAAAGGGGATCATGACCCTTGGCTAAATGGAAAGTCAAATGATATTAAGAAAGTAGAGAATGGATATAATTTTCAATGGAAAATGAATTATCCCTATACATCATTCAAGGAGAATTCTACTCTTCCTATAACGATTCATAATATCAACGGGATAAAAGGTGAATGGAATTTTGATATTCCAATTAAACAAGAAAAAAATAGTACACTTGCTATTAACCAGGAGCAAGGATATCCGGAGGACGAGGTAAAAATCCGTATTAAAGAGATACTCACTGCAAAAGCATCCTCATCGCTTATTTATGAGACCGTGGAGAAATACAAGGGTGATGAACTTTATATAGAAAAAGCTGTTGATAATAGAGGGAAAGTGTATAGGTTTGAAAACCCAACCTATCTCGAGGAATCGAAACAAGAAGATGGATATCATAGCACCATGAGAAGAGAAATGACTAAGCTCAATTCAGATATTACTTCACTTACCTTCTATCCTCGGTTATCTGTAGCAGATCCAAAAGTGCAACAGCTTTTGGACAAAAAAACATTTACATTAAAAAGCACAAGGTTCAATTTAGGTCTGCAGGTAAATGCTGTTACTCAAAAAGGTGGGGAATTGGTCATAGATTATCAACTGACAGGGCTTCCGAAGAATTTGAGTAAAGGTAAACTTGAAACGATTAACCATAATCTGGAGTATCTTTTCTGGTTGGTTGATAAGGACTATTTATCCAAGATTGACCCGGATAATGCATGGCCACCTAAAAACCACGGTATTCCGTTTAATAAAGTAAAAATGATTGATAAGGCAACAGCACATTTCCAATCTACTTTTGACTTAAACGGAGAAGAAAGGATTGAGAATTTTAAGCTGGAAAAAACCATGTTGCTATTTGATTTTTCAAGCTTTGTCCCATCTAAGGATTTAAAACCCTTTACTGTTGAACTTCCAGTGGAGAATAAATAA
- a CDS encoding sigma-70 family RNA polymerase sigma factor, with amino-acid sequence MEIESHRLVKKAIKGNKSAFEKLIQQHYERIYRTAYLYVHNEEDALDVVQEATYQAFTSIHSLKNPEYFMTWLTRIVIRCSGQVLKRKSNVVPLSDEIVSNLPGQADSNIEESIQLLNAIQQLRENYRTVIILFYYYDYSIKMISSVMEIPESTVKTYLSRGKAELKKSYKNEEDQCHG; translated from the coding sequence ATGGAAATAGAAAGCCACCGGCTAGTTAAGAAAGCAATCAAAGGTAATAAAAGCGCCTTTGAAAAGTTAATTCAACAACATTATGAACGAATCTACCGTACTGCCTATCTTTATGTACATAACGAAGAAGATGCGTTGGATGTTGTCCAAGAAGCAACTTATCAGGCCTTTACATCAATCCATTCGTTAAAAAATCCAGAGTATTTTATGACCTGGCTCACCAGGATTGTCATACGATGTTCGGGACAGGTCCTAAAGAGAAAAAGCAATGTTGTTCCGTTGAGTGATGAGATAGTGTCGAACCTGCCGGGCCAGGCAGATTCAAACATTGAAGAATCTATACAGCTCTTAAATGCAATTCAGCAGCTGAGAGAGAATTACCGTACTGTGATTATCTTATTTTACTATTACGATTACTCGATAAAAATGATTAGCAGTGTCATGGAAATTCCAGAGAGTACTGTAAAAACATATTTAAGTAGAGGGAAAGCAGAGTTAAAAAAGTCCTATAAAAATGAGGAGGACCAATGCCATGGATAA
- a CDS encoding amino acid ABC transporter ATP-binding protein: MNDREMIKIENLHKSYGSLHVLKDINMSVYESEVVCLVGASGSGKSTLLRCLNFLEKRGGGKISIRGEEISPETHNINNVRQTVGMVFQHFNLFPHKTVLENVIEAPIMVKKIPKDQAVAEANELLQKVGLEDKANVYPSKLSGGQKQRVAIARSLAMKPDIMLFDEPTSALDPLLVGEVLATMKELADEGMTMVVVTHEMGFAREVADWIVLMDDGRIIERNRPNEFFDQPKEQRTKEFLQATMLK; encoded by the coding sequence GTGAATGATCGAGAAATGATAAAAATAGAAAACTTACATAAATCTTATGGCAGTTTACATGTATTAAAAGATATAAACATGTCCGTGTATGAAAGTGAAGTTGTCTGCTTGGTCGGAGCATCTGGCTCTGGTAAAAGTACTCTACTACGATGCCTTAACTTTTTAGAAAAAAGGGGAGGTGGGAAAATTTCAATCCGCGGGGAAGAGATTAGCCCGGAAACCCACAATATTAACAATGTCCGCCAAACGGTGGGGATGGTTTTCCAGCACTTTAATCTATTTCCACATAAAACCGTCCTTGAAAATGTCATTGAAGCACCCATTATGGTAAAGAAAATCCCAAAAGACCAGGCCGTTGCTGAAGCAAACGAGTTGCTACAAAAGGTGGGGCTTGAGGATAAGGCCAATGTTTACCCTAGCAAATTGTCAGGCGGTCAAAAGCAGCGTGTGGCAATTGCCAGGTCGCTGGCCATGAAGCCGGATATTATGCTTTTTGATGAACCGACATCTGCCCTTGATCCACTGCTTGTTGGTGAGGTATTGGCAACCATGAAGGAGTTAGCCGATGAAGGAATGACCATGGTAGTGGTTACCCATGAAATGGGCTTTGCTCGTGAGGTTGCTGATTGGATTGTCCTCATGGACGATGGTAGAATTATTGAAAGAAATCGGCCAAATGAATTCTTTGATCAACCAAAGGAGCAACGTACAAAAGAATTCCTTCAGGCAACCATGTTAAAATGA
- a CDS encoding amino acid ABC transporter permease gives MPSFSHFLHTLISSKNLFIDAALLTLKLTVVSILIGILFGLFFALLKISRIKVLGYISNAYVFLVRGTPLIVQIFILYFGFSGIFLIPDFWAAALALAFHNGAYIAEIFRGTIQSIDKGQMEAARSLGMTRTLAMRRIILPQAFKRALPPLGNQFIIGLKDSSLAAFISMNELFNVSTTLGSNNFDEMTYLLIVAVYYLLLVAVLTMLVSLFEKRLAVSDR, from the coding sequence TTGCCTAGTTTTTCTCACTTTTTACATACGTTGATTAGTAGTAAAAACCTTTTCATAGATGCGGCGTTGTTGACGTTAAAGCTTACAGTCGTCTCCATTTTAATTGGGATTTTATTCGGATTATTTTTTGCTCTTTTAAAAATATCTAGGATTAAAGTATTGGGCTATATTTCAAATGCCTATGTATTCCTTGTAAGGGGAACTCCACTCATTGTCCAGATTTTCATTCTGTATTTTGGCTTCAGCGGAATTTTCCTCATTCCTGATTTTTGGGCAGCGGCTCTTGCACTTGCATTTCATAACGGTGCCTATATTGCAGAAATTTTTCGGGGGACGATTCAGTCCATTGATAAAGGGCAAATGGAAGCGGCCCGCTCTCTCGGCATGACCAGAACACTAGCCATGCGCCGTATCATTCTTCCACAGGCTTTCAAGAGGGCACTGCCTCCCCTTGGAAACCAATTTATTATTGGGCTTAAGGATTCATCTCTGGCAGCCTTTATTTCCATGAATGAACTGTTCAATGTTTCGACGACACTGGGTTCCAATAATTTTGATGAAATGACCTACTTATTAATAGTAGCCGTTTATTATCTATTACTTGTTGCAGTATTAACAATGCTGGTGAGCCTGTTCGAAAAGAGATTAGCAGTTAGTGATCGATAG
- a CDS encoding transporter substrate-binding domain-containing protein, which produces MEKRYIIILSCLFLMGMLTGCIQKDKLADGTKLIDKQKFIFAASGEFKPFSYVRNEDLSMTGFDIEVGNAVGKELGLEPVQKRMKFKGLIEGIKTGRADAAVASHTINPQRAKQVDFSTPYYYSGPQIFTRPDSKIKTVDDLKGKEVAVAKGSTYADTAKKYTNNIKMYDSDITALKALSIGRHDAVITDFVTGKSAKKEGFKIQGQQLIERSEQAIVVPKDNPILLKRINDALQRLRNDGTLSRISQKYFGEDITKKPE; this is translated from the coding sequence ATGGAAAAACGATACATAATTATTCTATCGTGCTTATTTCTGATGGGGATGCTGACTGGCTGTATCCAAAAGGACAAGCTGGCAGATGGAACAAAGCTGATAGATAAGCAGAAATTTATTTTTGCAGCTTCAGGAGAATTTAAGCCCTTTAGCTATGTTAGGAATGAAGATTTATCGATGACTGGTTTCGATATTGAGGTAGGAAACGCAGTAGGAAAAGAGCTAGGCCTTGAACCAGTCCAGAAGAGGATGAAATTCAAAGGACTCATTGAGGGGATTAAAACGGGACGGGCAGACGCAGCTGTTGCCAGCCACACCATTAACCCCCAACGCGCCAAACAAGTTGATTTTTCCACCCCCTACTATTACTCAGGTCCACAGATCTTCACAAGACCTGACAGCAAGATTAAAACAGTAGATGACTTAAAAGGAAAAGAAGTTGCCGTAGCAAAGGGCTCCACCTATGCGGATACAGCCAAAAAGTATACCAACAATATTAAAATGTATGACAGTGATATTACGGCATTAAAAGCACTAAGTATTGGCCGGCATGACGCCGTTATTACTGATTTTGTCACTGGTAAAAGTGCAAAAAAGGAAGGCTTCAAAATTCAGGGGCAGCAGTTAATTGAGCGAAGCGAGCAGGCCATTGTTGTTCCGAAGGATAATCCAATCCTGCTCAAGCGGATTAATGACGCACTTCAAAGACTTCGTAACGATGGAACACTATCCCGAATCAGTCAAAAGTATTTTGGTGAGGATATTACGAAAAAACCAGAATAA